The genome window AATTATGCAATGAGTTCACTGGCTTCTATCTCTTACTACGCGCTTTTTAGCATCCGCCAGAGGGCCAGTTCTTTAAGATTAAGTTCTCGCTTGAGTAAGCGTTCGTGAGCGCGAACATTTTTGCGCATAAAAGCCCCGATTGTCACATTTTCTCCATAAAATTCGAACACTCTTGGATCGATATACGAAGAACGAGCAACGGCTGGCGTATTGCCTAACTTGGAGGCTACTTGCTCAACAGCCAGAACGATGTTGTGCGCTCGCGCTTTCTCATCTTCTGGTTCAGACTTGTCAGCGAGCGTGGTGGCGGCGATTAGTGTTCCGGCCCAGGTGCGAAAATCCTTAGCGCTAAATTCCTCGCCGATCAGTTCTCGAATGTATTCGTTGAGATGCTCGCTCGCTACATCAACTTTATCACCTGCCTTGGTGAAATAGCTAAAGATATGATAACCAGGCACCTCGGAAAGTTCTCGCAAAATCTCGGCGAGTTTTTTGTCGGCCACAACGTGTTTTTGTTCGACATCGTGTTTGCCAATGAACTCAAAGATGATGCTATCACCTCGAATCTTCAGGTGGCGACTTCGCAAAGTCGTCAGGCCATAGGTTTTATTTTCACACGCGTACTCCCGATTTCCAACCCGAAAATACGCACGATCAAGTAAGCGCACCATACAGGCTAGAACGCGCTCGCGACAGAGGTCTTCGAGAGCAAGGTGACGACGAGTCGTGACACGAAGCGGCGAGAGCTGTTCGGCAAAGAGAATAATCCGATCAAACTTCTCTGCTTCACGTTTTGCCCGGAAGGTCGGATTATAAATATACTGTTTTCGCCCAGCCTCGTCGTGACCGGTCGCCCAAATTTTGGCGCGAGGATTCGTGACAAGCT of Candidatus Berkelbacteria bacterium contains these proteins:
- a CDS encoding DNA topoisomerase IB; amino-acid sequence: MDRNKYIYRVGKSRPIFVAASGRRIARANLPAHLAHLAVPPAWTDVELVTNPRAKIWATGHDEAGRKQYIYNPTFRAKREAEKFDRIILFAEQLSPLRVTTRRHLALEDLCRERVLACMVRLLDRAYFRVGNREYACENKTYGLTTLRSRHLKIRGDSIIFEFIGKHDVEQKHVVADKKLAEILRELSEVPGYHIFSYFTKAGDKVDVASEHLNEYIRELIGEEFSAKDFRTWAGTLIAATTLADKSEPEDEKARAHNIVLAVEQVASKLGNTPAVARSSYIDPRVFEFYGENVTIGAFMRKNVRAHERLLKRELNLKELALWRMLKSA